One Rhodothermia bacterium DNA window includes the following coding sequences:
- a CDS encoding MFS transporter: MPRKELFLLLTLSTVNLMHIVDFMIMMPLGDQLMHHFAVGPQAFSMLVSAYTLSAFVSGLLGTLWLDHFDRKTALLILYVGFLFGTLACAFAPTYGLLLAARVLTGAFGGIIASLVLAIVGDVIPEERRGHAMGVITASFSLASIAGVPLGLLLAASYSWHAPFWMLGLLGLPLFFFLYVQIPPMSGHLHIARMHRQPLAGFSSAWANPRQRLGLMFMFTMSVAHFMVVPFIAPTMIANVGLSQQEISYIYVVGGIASVLTGPWIGKMADRFGKGRVFTIFIFLSILPMIVITNMGKTPLLWVLIMAAFFFIISGGRYIPAQATVTGLVAQHERGRFMSLLSAVQNLATASATLLSGAIITRHSDGYLANYPTVGVLSTVFLVVTYLIYVRLGRAQTTKTTKVQAAVV; encoded by the coding sequence ATGCCGCGCAAAGAATTATTCCTGTTATTGACCCTCTCTACGGTCAACCTGATGCACATTGTGGACTTTATGATTATGATGCCATTGGGCGATCAACTGATGCATCATTTTGCTGTTGGGCCACAGGCGTTTAGCATGTTGGTGAGTGCTTATACCCTCAGCGCCTTTGTTTCGGGCTTGTTGGGTACACTTTGGTTGGATCATTTTGACCGAAAAACGGCATTGCTTATCCTGTATGTCGGGTTTTTGTTTGGGACGTTGGCCTGCGCCTTTGCACCTACCTATGGCTTGTTACTGGCAGCGCGTGTATTGACCGGCGCTTTTGGGGGGATTATCGCGTCCTTGGTTTTGGCCATTGTGGGGGATGTTATCCCAGAGGAGCGACGTGGCCATGCGATGGGCGTAATCACCGCATCGTTTTCGTTGGCGTCTATTGCTGGCGTCCCATTGGGATTGCTGTTGGCCGCTTCCTATTCATGGCACGCACCTTTCTGGATGTTAGGTTTGCTGGGTTTACCGCTTTTCTTCTTTCTGTATGTACAAATACCGCCCATGTCGGGGCATCTTCATATTGCTCGGATGCACCGTCAACCACTGGCTGGCTTTTCGAGCGCTTGGGCGAATCCGCGCCAACGCCTAGGATTGATGTTCATGTTTACCATGAGTGTGGCACATTTTATGGTGGTTCCCTTTATTGCCCCCACCATGATTGCAAATGTAGGGCTATCGCAGCAAGAGATCAGCTATATTTATGTGGTCGGTGGTATTGCAAGTGTGCTTACAGGGCCTTGGATTGGTAAAATGGCAGATCGGTTTGGTAAAGGTCGCGTCTTTACCATTTTCATTTTCTTGTCTATTCTCCCCATGATAGTCATCACCAATATGGGCAAGACACCTTTGTTATGGGTTTTGATAATGGCTGCTTTCTTCTTCATTATTTCGGGTGGCCGTTACATTCCGGCACAGGCGACGGTTACGGGCTTGGTTGCACAACACGAGCGGGGTCGGTTTATGAGTTTACTTTCGGCAGTCCAAAATTTGGCTACAGCCTCGGCAACCTTACTCTCGGGCGCAATCATTACACGCCATTCAGATGGCTACTTGGCCAATTACCCGACCGTTGGGGTGCTTTCTACGGTTTTTTTGGTGGTGACGTACCTAATTTATGTTCGTCTTGGACGGGCACAAACGACAAAGACCACCAAGGTACAAGCCGCTGTCGTATAA
- a CDS encoding sigma-70 family RNA polymerase sigma factor, with translation MTEQKPTSQSPTPSASSVQDRTWVAQALAGNEAAFQRLMTKYREPIWHHIRKMIRNEEEVDDLVQESFIKAFSSLGSYATQYAFSTWLYKIATNHTIDYLRKRRLKTISIDKPVQTKDGEMELEIPDVEYRPDRHIVEDQRNRIIGEAIAKLPEKYHRVIVMRHQQEMSYEDIADQLGLPLGTVKAHIFRAREMLYRFLKDNRASLDF, from the coding sequence ATGACGGAGCAAAAACCCACAAGTCAATCCCCAACACCCTCGGCATCGAGCGTACAGGATCGTACGTGGGTAGCACAAGCCCTTGCCGGAAACGAAGCAGCCTTCCAGCGGCTCATGACCAAATACCGAGAGCCTATTTGGCACCATATCCGAAAAATGATCCGCAATGAAGAAGAAGTGGACGATTTGGTGCAGGAGTCTTTTATCAAAGCGTTTTCCTCCTTAGGTTCATACGCCACACAGTATGCCTTTTCCACTTGGTTGTATAAAATTGCCACCAACCACACCATAGACTACCTCCGAAAGCGCCGCTTGAAGACCATCTCGATAGACAAGCCCGTCCAAACCAAGGATGGCGAGATGGAATTGGAAATTCCAGATGTTGAATATCGGCCAGACCGCCACATTGTGGAAGACCAACGAAACCGCATTATCGGAGAAGCCATTGCAAAATTACCCGAAAAATACCATAGGGTTATTGTGATGCGTCATCAACAAGAAATGAGTTACGAAGACATCGCAGACCAATTGGGCTTGCCGCTTGGAACCGTAAAAGCGCATATTTTTCGTGCACGGGAAATGCTGTATCGTTTTCTCAAAGACAATCGTGCTTCTTTAGATTTCTAA
- a CDS encoding cellulase family glycosylhydrolase has protein sequence MKCYFTGFLFLLLQFLLPVATQAQIAFQYRVTNDWGSGYTAEIVIQNNGSTAIQGWVLGFDLAGAMVNLWNGQWAQAGNRFTVRDAGWNSQINAGSSTLVGFQVSYTGSRPDPTACTFNGASCTFNGVQSATPTIQITAPTNGAIVSGTVTLSASITGENAQGVTFFANNAAIGAEDTVAPYEVQWNTTLLADGVFTLTASLRTTSGIVNAAEVSVTVRNTSVNPPLTATGFLSVSGSNLIDANNQAIRLTGINWFGFETSNASPHGLWSRDYRSMLKQIKFLGFNSLRLPWGNHILKSGATASGITFSGVDAYDGTSPMNAPLQGKTPLQILDLIIEEAGKQGLKVILDNHSRKADNFLNEDLWYLSDFSEAQWIADWVTLANRYRNNSTVIGFDLDNEPHGSATWGNSNAATDWNKAAERAATAILAVHPDVLIIVEGVQNYNGSYWWGGNLEGAKNYPLNVNPAKLVYSPHDYGPEVYVQTWFNEATFPQNMAAIWDQRWGFLFKENRAPILLGEFGIKEENAYGGKALQWIKAVLAYMGGTQSWTYWTWNPNSGDTGGILKDDWVSVHQWKMDLLQPYLASPITATVLETPFKPFTEDLFQVFPNPTTNEARLRFKAATSGEVRLTLFNIWGQEVKTLFRGFVEAQQTIDLSLSLQNVAAGHYWVRLQSPNTPTNYAKRITLIR, from the coding sequence ATGAAGTGTTATTTTACTGGTTTCTTATTCTTGTTGCTTCAATTCTTGCTTCCTGTAGCCACACAAGCGCAAATTGCCTTTCAATATCGTGTCACCAACGATTGGGGAAGCGGTTACACTGCCGAGATTGTAATCCAAAACAATGGGAGTACGGCCATCCAAGGCTGGGTCTTGGGTTTTGATCTTGCGGGTGCGATGGTCAATTTATGGAATGGTCAGTGGGCGCAGGCCGGAAACCGCTTTACGGTGCGCGACGCCGGATGGAACAGCCAAATCAATGCGGGCAGTAGTACTTTAGTAGGCTTTCAGGTCAGTTACACCGGATCCCGTCCCGATCCCACCGCATGTACTTTTAATGGCGCAAGTTGTACGTTTAACGGCGTGCAATCCGCTACACCCACCATCCAGATCACCGCGCCCACAAATGGAGCCATCGTCTCTGGAACGGTCACGCTCTCGGCAAGTATCACCGGAGAAAATGCACAAGGCGTTACCTTTTTTGCCAACAACGCCGCCATCGGAGCCGAAGATACGGTTGCGCCTTACGAAGTACAGTGGAACACCACACTGTTAGCTGACGGGGTTTTTACCCTAACAGCGAGCCTGAGAACCACTTCCGGCATAGTGAATGCAGCCGAGGTGAGCGTAACGGTACGCAATACATCCGTAAATCCACCCCTCACGGCAACGGGCTTTTTGAGCGTATCCGGCAGCAACTTGATAGATGCCAACAACCAAGCTATTCGTCTGACGGGGATCAACTGGTTTGGATTCGAGACAAGTAATGCTTCGCCGCATGGCTTGTGGTCGCGAGACTACAGGAGTATGCTCAAGCAAATTAAATTCTTGGGCTTCAATTCATTGCGCTTACCTTGGGGAAACCACATCTTAAAGTCGGGGGCAACCGCCAGTGGTATTACCTTCTCTGGTGTAGATGCCTACGATGGGACATCACCGATGAACGCACCCTTGCAGGGTAAAACGCCGCTTCAAATATTAGACCTGATCATAGAAGAAGCCGGAAAACAGGGCCTAAAAGTGATCTTGGACAACCACTCCCGAAAAGCCGATAACTTTCTAAATGAAGACTTGTGGTACCTCTCGGATTTCTCGGAGGCACAATGGATTGCCGACTGGGTAACGCTGGCCAATCGTTATCGAAACAACAGTACCGTTATTGGCTTCGACTTAGACAACGAGCCGCACGGAAGCGCCACATGGGGGAATAGTAATGCGGCAACCGATTGGAATAAGGCCGCAGAGCGAGCAGCAACGGCCATCTTGGCGGTTCATCCCGATGTCTTAATTATTGTTGAGGGCGTTCAAAACTATAACGGATCCTACTGGTGGGGCGGCAATTTGGAAGGCGCAAAAAATTACCCGCTCAACGTCAATCCCGCAAAATTGGTGTATTCTCCTCACGATTACGGCCCGGAAGTTTATGTGCAAACATGGTTCAATGAAGCCACTTTCCCGCAAAACATGGCTGCAATTTGGGATCAGCGCTGGGGCTTTTTGTTTAAAGAAAACCGCGCCCCCATCCTGCTTGGGGAGTTTGGCATTAAAGAAGAGAATGCCTATGGTGGTAAAGCGCTGCAATGGATAAAAGCCGTTTTGGCCTATATGGGCGGAACACAATCATGGACGTATTGGACGTGGAACCCAAACTCCGGTGATACAGGTGGTATTCTCAAAGATGATTGGGTCTCGGTACACCAGTGGAAGATGGATCTTTTACAGCCTTATTTGGCTTCCCCTATTACGGCGACGGTCTTGGAGACACCCTTTAAGCCATTCACAGAGGACTTGTTTCAGGTTTTTCCAAACCCCACTACCAACGAAGCGAGACTCCGGTTTAAAGCCGCAACTTCGGGCGAGGTGCGTCTTACCTTGTTTAACATTTGGGGCCAAGAGGTCAAGACCTTGTTTCGTGGATTTGTGGAGGCACAGCAGACCATAGACCTCTCTCTTTCGCTCCAGAATGTAGCCGCAGGGCATTATTGGGTGCGCCTCCAAAGCCCAAATACGCCGACGAATTATGCGAAACGCATTACGCTCATCCGCTAA
- a CDS encoding MBL fold metallo-hydrolase produces MKLTFCGAAQTVTGSMHLLQLESGHNILMDCGLFQGRREEANHINQTFLFTPSEIDVVLLSHAHIDHAGLLPKLWKEGFRGRVYATHATYDLCAIMLMDSAYIQESDAAFLNKRNKNRRGPQGPEIVPLYTQADTEELLKKFISVGYDTPFSPLPGVSVEYRDAGHILGSASMVVKVQEGGREKRLGFTGDIGRPGRPIIKDPKAMEDCDWIITESTYGGQTHAPTTETKEALAEIIRNTASRGGKILIPAFAVGRTQELVYALDQLWNEGELPRIPVYVDSPLAVSATAVFQSHPECYDEETRQYLREDENPFGFEKLRYVRSVDQSKGLNTQRGSMVVISASGMCEAGRILHHLRNNISNPKTTVLMVGFCAEHTLGRRLINKEPVVRIFGEDYIRKAEVVTLSSLSAHADEPELLAFLGNLDRDRLQKTFLVHGEVERQKLLQASLMANGFQNVEIPERGHSVLL; encoded by the coding sequence ATGAAACTTACCTTTTGTGGAGCCGCTCAAACCGTTACAGGCTCGATGCACTTGCTCCAACTGGAGAGCGGCCATAATATCCTGATGGACTGTGGTCTCTTCCAAGGCCGACGTGAAGAGGCCAACCACATTAACCAAACCTTTTTGTTTACGCCTTCCGAGATTGATGTAGTGCTGCTTTCTCATGCACACATAGACCATGCGGGGCTTCTGCCAAAGCTCTGGAAGGAAGGCTTTCGGGGGCGGGTCTATGCCACACATGCCACCTACGATCTCTGTGCGATTATGCTCATGGACTCTGCCTACATCCAAGAATCTGATGCCGCTTTTCTAAACAAGCGCAACAAAAACCGACGTGGGCCACAAGGACCAGAAATTGTACCCCTTTATACACAAGCCGATACCGAAGAGTTGCTCAAAAAATTCATCTCGGTGGGCTATGATACCCCTTTTTCGCCGCTTCCGGGTGTTTCGGTGGAATATCGGGACGCCGGACACATTCTTGGGTCTGCTTCTATGGTGGTAAAGGTGCAAGAAGGCGGGCGTGAAAAACGCTTAGGGTTTACGGGAGATATTGGTCGCCCAGGTCGCCCGATTATTAAAGACCCAAAAGCAATGGAGGATTGCGACTGGATCATCACGGAGTCCACTTACGGCGGACAAACCCATGCTCCCACAACCGAGACCAAAGAAGCTTTGGCAGAAATTATTCGGAATACTGCCAGCCGAGGTGGGAAAATCCTCATTCCGGCATTTGCCGTAGGGCGTACCCAAGAATTGGTATATGCTTTAGACCAATTGTGGAACGAAGGCGAGTTACCACGCATTCCGGTGTATGTGGATAGTCCTCTTGCTGTAAGTGCCACCGCTGTCTTTCAGTCTCATCCAGAGTGCTACGACGAAGAGACGCGGCAATACCTTCGCGAAGATGAGAATCCATTCGGTTTCGAGAAGTTGCGTTATGTACGATCGGTAGATCAATCCAAAGGACTGAATACACAACGCGGTTCTATGGTGGTGATCTCGGCCTCTGGCATGTGCGAGGCGGGAAGAATCTTGCACCACCTGCGCAACAACATTAGCAATCCCAAAACCACCGTACTCATGGTCGGGTTTTGTGCCGAGCATACCTTGGGTCGCCGTCTTATTAACAAAGAGCCTGTGGTACGTATTTTCGGGGAAGATTACATCCGTAAAGCGGAAGTGGTGACCCTTTCGTCGCTTTCAGCACATGCCGATGAGCCAGAACTGTTGGCATTTTTGGGCAATTTAGATCGGGATCGCTTGCAGAAAACCTTCTTGGTGCATGGTGAGGTAGAGCGCCAAAAATTACTCCAAGCGTCGCTTATGGCAAATGGATTCCAAAATGTGGAAATTCCGGAGCGTGGGCATTCCGTCTTGCTCTAA
- a CDS encoding TonB-dependent receptor has protein sequence MAKCFRPLFVLLVLLISVSTGFAQNAILQGAVKDAGDGTSLIGATVSLLKATNNDVVSGAATDVNGRYRISVPAGSYNLSVTYVGYQTIRQTVTLTAGQTVTLDFSLADAGNTLNEVVVSASRQSEKILDAPASVSVLDAREVQNQATPSVAAVLRNVEGVDMAQTGVDRYEVVLRGFNNAFSGAAYTLIDYRQGAIASLNANAHSMMPISNIDLERVEIVRGPGSALYGPGVDAGVVHFITKNPFDHKGTTVALGGGQQSTMAAAWRHAGVSSSNKLGYKIAGQYSQAKDFTMDVMAPQDFIQLDTTGDKVVVLPDGTGLKAYALNEDQSAVTDVTGSYTQTALQALRDVPRDYDTYKLNLNGMVEYKLGGKSALIVNGGHSVSSGTYMSGIGNLQAIDFGYTYGQVRFQSGSFFAAASLNRNNHGQSYIINRRRLDGNGNVITGQEGTVYDHSQKWNAQVQNDSRPSEKLRIIYGADMQYTIPDTDGTIYGRNEENDAIMETGAYAQAQYALSPKLDFTLAARGDYNDIIGAFSVSPRLAVVFKPNNTSSVRATFNQAFSSPGNNSLFLDIPAGQTSFGAFGTAVVRGRGAYEGFTFERNAAYPGGVVASSLLPWSRGADTAGRLNYGELYGNLIYPGLNATPNANLAALINQALGAQKVNEATVATLKQLLAPAATKVNGGVDALMVMVNVQTGQALPVNGVVDVDPLKQTKTQTIELGYKGIFGGKLLLAVDAYYSKKKDFVGPLLMQTPLFLAQNFTTDLTTQLAAAIEANPQLKGALTQLGIPSAQVAGLIVGFANQNNALARIPVAIAQPEENNPGVGKMPELMLSYRNFGDVSYWGLDTSLRFIASDQLSLFANMSYTSDNFFDESEVNEPGSGLYLAMNAPQMKVKLGGDYRLKNGFSANLSFRYNQGFAIASGPYLGGLPKPYNNESSKIDDIGVEDYYLVDLGAGYAFSKRLRLDALVQNVTDNQVRQFYGAPVVGRYSTLRLTFDF, from the coding sequence ATGGCAAAATGCTTTAGACCGCTTTTTGTGCTTCTCGTACTGCTTATCTCAGTCAGTACAGGATTTGCACAGAATGCCATCCTTCAAGGAGCCGTAAAAGATGCGGGCGACGGTACGTCGCTTATTGGCGCTACGGTATCTTTGCTGAAGGCCACCAATAACGATGTGGTATCGGGCGCGGCTACCGATGTAAACGGTAGATACCGTATTAGTGTACCTGCTGGTAGCTACAACCTGAGCGTTACCTATGTGGGCTACCAAACCATTCGCCAAACGGTTACGCTCACCGCTGGCCAAACTGTAACCTTAGATTTCTCGTTGGCAGATGCTGGCAATACACTGAATGAAGTGGTGGTTTCTGCATCGCGCCAATCCGAGAAAATTCTTGATGCTCCTGCATCGGTTTCGGTGTTGGATGCTCGTGAAGTGCAAAACCAAGCAACACCAAGCGTTGCGGCTGTCTTGAGGAATGTCGAAGGCGTGGATATGGCACAAACGGGTGTGGATCGCTACGAAGTGGTTCTACGCGGTTTTAACAATGCTTTTTCGGGAGCGGCTTATACCCTCATAGATTATCGTCAAGGAGCAATCGCTTCTTTGAATGCCAATGCCCATAGCATGATGCCCATCTCTAACATAGATTTAGAGCGAGTAGAAATTGTGCGCGGTCCGGGATCTGCGCTCTATGGCCCTGGTGTAGATGCGGGTGTGGTTCACTTTATCACCAAAAACCCCTTCGATCACAAAGGAACCACTGTTGCATTGGGAGGTGGACAGCAATCTACAATGGCAGCCGCTTGGCGACATGCCGGTGTTAGTTCCAGCAACAAATTGGGCTATAAAATTGCCGGACAATACTCACAGGCAAAAGACTTTACGATGGATGTAATGGCGCCGCAAGACTTTATCCAATTAGACACGACTGGCGATAAAGTGGTCGTTTTGCCGGATGGAACAGGTCTTAAAGCCTATGCCCTGAATGAAGACCAATCTGCCGTTACCGATGTCACGGGAAGCTATACGCAAACCGCACTTCAGGCGCTCCGTGACGTCCCTCGTGATTACGATACCTACAAGCTCAACCTAAACGGAATGGTTGAATATAAGTTGGGTGGCAAATCTGCACTGATCGTAAATGGTGGCCATTCGGTTTCTTCCGGTACGTATATGTCTGGCATTGGGAACCTGCAAGCAATTGACTTTGGTTATACTTATGGGCAAGTCCGCTTTCAATCTGGTTCTTTCTTTGCTGCCGCCTCGCTTAACCGCAACAACCACGGCCAGTCCTATATTATTAACCGTCGCCGCTTGGATGGCAACGGAAACGTGATTACGGGACAAGAAGGGACTGTTTATGACCATTCGCAAAAGTGGAACGCCCAAGTTCAAAACGACAGCCGGCCATCGGAAAAACTTCGCATTATCTATGGTGCGGACATGCAATACACCATCCCAGATACCGATGGAACCATCTATGGCCGTAACGAAGAAAACGATGCGATCATGGAAACAGGGGCATACGCCCAAGCCCAATATGCGTTGTCTCCGAAATTGGACTTCACGCTTGCAGCTCGCGGAGACTACAACGACATCATCGGAGCCTTTTCCGTTTCTCCACGTTTGGCGGTTGTCTTCAAACCCAATAATACTTCTTCTGTTCGTGCAACCTTCAACCAAGCCTTTTCCTCTCCCGGAAACAACTCGCTCTTCTTGGACATCCCCGCTGGACAAACCAGTTTTGGGGCGTTCGGAACGGCTGTGGTTCGGGGTAGAGGGGCATACGAAGGCTTTACCTTTGAACGGAATGCCGCTTATCCGGGTGGCGTAGTGGCTTCCAGTCTTTTGCCTTGGAGCCGTGGTGCTGATACCGCAGGCCGCTTGAATTATGGCGAACTCTATGGGAACCTCATTTACCCCGGTCTGAACGCTACGCCAAATGCCAATCTGGCGGCATTAATTAACCAAGCATTGGGCGCTCAAAAGGTGAACGAAGCAACCGTGGCAACCCTGAAACAGTTGCTCGCACCAGCCGCTACCAAGGTCAATGGTGGTGTGGATGCGCTCATGGTGATGGTAAACGTGCAAACAGGGCAAGCCTTACCAGTGAATGGCGTCGTAGATGTTGATCCCCTGAAACAAACGAAAACCCAAACCATCGAATTGGGCTATAAAGGAATCTTTGGCGGGAAACTCCTCTTGGCGGTTGATGCCTATTATTCCAAGAAAAAAGACTTCGTAGGGCCATTACTTATGCAAACCCCGCTGTTTCTGGCACAAAACTTTACAACAGACCTAACCACACAATTGGCCGCCGCCATCGAGGCGAATCCACAACTTAAAGGCGCTCTCACACAATTGGGTATTCCGTCCGCACAAGTCGCAGGGCTTATTGTAGGCTTTGCCAACCAAAATAATGCTCTTGCTCGTATTCCTGTGGCCATTGCACAGCCGGAGGAAAACAATCCGGGTGTGGGTAAAATGCCGGAACTCATGCTCTCCTATCGTAACTTCGGGGATGTAAGCTACTGGGGCTTGGATACGTCACTTCGGTTTATTGCAAGCGACCAATTGAGCCTTTTTGCTAATATGTCTTATACGTCCGATAACTTCTTCGATGAGTCGGAAGTAAATGAACCCGGAAGTGGCTTGTATTTGGCAATGAATGCACCCCAAATGAAGGTGAAATTAGGTGGCGATTACCGATTGAAGAACGGCTTCTCCGCCAATCTTTCTTTCCGCTATAATCAAGGCTTTGCCATTGCTTCAGGACCATATTTGGGTGGTTTGCCAAAGCCTTACAACAATGAATCCAGCAAGATTGATGATATTGGCGTAGAAGATTATTATTTGGTGGATCTTGGTGCAGGCTATGCGTTTAGCAAGCGTTTGCGTTTAGACGCATTGGTTCAGAACGTGACAGATAACCAAGTTCGCCAATTCTATGGCGCTCCAGTGGTTGGACGTTATAGCACGCTCCGTCTGACGTTCGACTTCTAA
- a CDS encoding C40 family peptidase: MTISHRIRLYGLGLMAMLAGCRSPQPALAPVLPAPPMAVLEALSDIKQTFAPDGRVAHFKTELVAQGKQWILRGETNLPNAKTALLQKLSGIDFAITDSLQLLPNASVGEKTWAIANNAVINLRYQPEHAGEMATQVLLGQVVRVLKAQDYWYWVQTPDGYLAWVEGGALHRITSEAQKAYELTPKVIYLRPYGFALAQPNTESEPVSDLTFGNVLGFEGEEAGYVRVTYPDGRKGYVHNTEVTNYATWQAETRATTTSLVASAKRLMGVPYLWGGTSTKGVDCSGFTKTIYEMNGLMLQRDASQQAREGVLVDDKGDFSKLQAGDLLFFGKKATSNSRERVIHVGMWIGGGRFIHSSSRVQINSMNPENSDFSAYERGRYLYSRRMLGHVPAMRLTMPIAEQ; this comes from the coding sequence ATGACTATCTCTCACAGAATACGTTTGTATGGATTGGGTTTAATGGCAATGTTGGCCGGTTGTCGCAGCCCCCAGCCTGCTCTTGCTCCGGTTCTACCTGCTCCTCCAATGGCTGTTCTGGAGGCTCTTTCGGACATCAAGCAAACGTTTGCGCCGGATGGGCGGGTTGCACACTTTAAGACGGAACTTGTGGCGCAGGGCAAACAATGGATTTTGAGAGGGGAAACCAATCTTCCGAACGCCAAAACCGCTTTGTTGCAAAAATTAAGTGGGATCGACTTTGCTATTACCGATAGTCTGCAACTGTTGCCCAACGCCAGTGTGGGAGAAAAAACATGGGCAATCGCGAATAATGCGGTCATCAACCTCCGTTATCAGCCCGAACATGCTGGCGAAATGGCAACACAAGTCCTGTTGGGACAAGTGGTTCGGGTGCTTAAGGCACAAGATTATTGGTATTGGGTGCAAACGCCGGATGGCTATCTGGCTTGGGTGGAAGGAGGTGCTTTACATCGCATTACATCAGAAGCCCAAAAAGCATATGAATTGACGCCAAAAGTGATTTACCTCCGTCCTTATGGCTTTGCGCTTGCGCAACCGAACACCGAAAGTGAGCCTGTCTCCGACCTTACTTTTGGAAATGTCTTGGGGTTTGAGGGCGAGGAGGCAGGTTATGTTCGGGTAACCTATCCCGATGGGCGAAAAGGATACGTCCATAATACAGAGGTGACAAACTATGCTACGTGGCAGGCGGAAACCCGCGCCACAACAACTTCTTTGGTGGCTTCGGCAAAGCGGTTAATGGGGGTTCCTTATCTTTGGGGTGGAACCTCGACAAAAGGGGTGGACTGTAGTGGCTTTACGAAAACCATCTATGAAATGAATGGTCTGATGCTCCAGCGGGATGCCTCTCAACAAGCGCGTGAAGGTGTTCTGGTGGACGACAAAGGGGACTTCTCTAAACTCCAAGCGGGGGATCTTTTGTTCTTTGGCAAAAAAGCCACCTCCAACAGCCGTGAACGGGTTATCCATGTGGGCATGTGGATCGGAGGCGGTCGGTTTATTCATTCGTCATCGCGTGTCCAAATAAACAGCATGAACCCCGAAAACTCGGACTTTAGTGCATACGAGCGGGGGCGATACTTGTATTCAAGAAGAATGTTGGGACATGTACCCGCTATGCGCCTCACTATGCCCATAGCGGAGCAATAA
- a CDS encoding VWA domain-containing protein, protein MDWLHPAFLWSLFAVPVVVAAYFWMAYQRKRARRVFGDPDLVERLTDGISTRRRRWKATIYTLAILLLGIALAGPRIGTKVREVSREGVDLMIALDVSNSMLAEDVAPNRLKRAKFELTKLVDKLNGDRVGLILFGGDAFLQCPVTLDYNALKLFLEISEPDQMPIQGTQYDRMLEVVIKAFNMKGTDKDSKGNRSKVLLVVSDGESHSGEMDALRSKAADAGISIFTAGVGETEGVTIPTYQNGQRTNGLKTDRSGQPVVTKLEEASLQDLGKDGAYFRIARTTSNLTDFSDVLAGMEKTKFGTAKFAAYQEQYQWPLGFALLLLLIEWLIPDRRKQPKPNTIR, encoded by the coding sequence ATGGATTGGTTACATCCTGCCTTTTTATGGTCTTTGTTTGCCGTACCCGTTGTGGTTGCAGCCTATTTCTGGATGGCATATCAACGAAAGCGGGCACGTCGTGTCTTCGGAGACCCCGACTTGGTGGAGCGCCTTACGGATGGGATCAGCACCCGAAGGCGGCGTTGGAAAGCTACCATCTACACCTTGGCAATTCTCTTGTTGGGTATTGCTCTGGCGGGACCGCGCATAGGCACAAAAGTTCGGGAGGTCTCGCGGGAAGGGGTAGATTTGATGATTGCGCTGGATGTCTCTAACTCTATGCTGGCGGAGGATGTTGCTCCAAATCGTCTGAAACGTGCCAAGTTTGAACTAACCAAATTGGTGGATAAACTCAATGGCGACCGCGTTGGGCTGATCCTTTTTGGAGGGGATGCTTTTTTACAATGCCCCGTAACCTTGGATTATAACGCCCTCAAATTGTTTTTGGAAATCTCGGAGCCGGATCAGATGCCCATACAAGGTACGCAGTACGACCGAATGTTGGAAGTGGTGATTAAGGCATTTAACATGAAGGGAACGGACAAGGACTCTAAAGGAAACCGCAGCAAGGTTTTACTGGTGGTCTCGGATGGGGAAAGCCACAGTGGAGAAATGGACGCATTACGTAGCAAAGCAGCCGATGCGGGAATCTCCATTTTTACTGCTGGAGTTGGCGAGACCGAGGGCGTAACCATTCCTACCTATCAAAATGGTCAACGGACGAATGGGCTGAAAACAGATCGGAGTGGCCAACCTGTGGTTACAAAATTAGAAGAGGCGTCGCTACAAGACCTTGGTAAAGATGGAGCCTATTTCCGAATAGCACGCACCACCAGCAATCTAACGGATTTTAGCGATGTCTTGGCGGGAATGGAAAAGACGAAATTTGGAACGGCAAAATTTGCCGCTTATCAAGAACAATACCAATGGCCTTTGGGTTTTGCTTTGTTGCTCTTGCTCATCGAATGGCTGATACCAGACCGTAGAAAACAGCCTAAACCAAACACCATACGTTGA